A stretch of DNA from Glycine max cultivar Williams 82 chromosome 18, Glycine_max_v4.0, whole genome shotgun sequence:
ATACAGCATTAGGGGAGAATATTCTTTTGGATTTTTGTTGTTCGTTTCTTGTTTTGCTTTCTACCCAATGTCATTCTTGGATCATGACATACAATTCCATATAATTCTTTCTAGCAATATTACTTACAGTTTTCTCTAGTCTAATAAATTTCAAGTGAAAAATAGAAgagttattattaatatatttatttattcttttatctcattttcactctattttaccttttttcactaattattaAACAACTtcgttttttttatctcatttttttatttacccgAAAACGGAGTTGATGTCGCCCATTCTCATCTTTTAAGCTCTGTAAAAACGATCATTATCTTAGGTTATATTGGATTCTCTATTTCATCATATTAGATTAGTTGTATTCTGTGCTCTGACTGAATTATATACTATCTTCAAGACTTAAAACTAAACAAAGGAAATATTATTCTTAAATttcatgtgtatattttttttgggtaaacaattatttttgtttctgaatgtgtaatttgttgacaaatgcgttcctgaaaaataaaaatacaaaatttagtctgaAAGTGttaaaagtgcgacaaatatatccgaCTGTTAactgttaataaaataacctGTGTGGCACAGAGGGATAAATTTTTCACTAAATGATTGTCAATATGATCATATCTAATTATCAGTATATGGGTATAGTTGTCATATAATATTGtgacaaattattataattggAAATATAatgtgcgacaaatatatccaaaCGTTACTAGTAggttgtgactaattattataattttaaaaaaattataatgagttgtgattttaaaacataattaaagaaaaaagtgacGTGCAACTATTGTTACTTGTTTGTTTGTCTGTTGTTGTTGAATGATTGTTACTTGTTAGTTTAAGATATATTTCCGCATCAGAACATACATTCACACCGTTTATCCACCAAGTTGGTTTCTATTCTTTCGTAGCCATTGATGTCATCGCTTATGTTCCACAAGGACATTTTGTAATTATCAACCCAACCCCTTTATATGATCTACTAGGTAATTGACTAAATAGTAATGGAAGATTAACTAATACCATGCTAGCTTTGGAATGAGTATTATAAAACGCACTAACCCACATAAACTGAAGTGAATCAGAAAACTCCAGTAAGAAAAATGAGCTTGTCACATGAAAAAAACCCTCGCCCCCAATCCCATGTAGTGTGTGTTCCTTTTCCAGCACAAGGCCATATAAACCCTTTAATACAATTGGCCAAGGCCCTTCACTGGCGTGGTTTCCACATAACTTTTGTCTACACTGAACCAATCATAGACGCTTAGTCTGATCATTGGGCCCAAACTCTGTTAAGGCCCAAgggtgatgctaggtgcaccatcTCCATTGCTTGTCcacccaacattttttattaattccaaAATTATCCTACATCGAAGGTACGCGAGTTCATGGTTGATCCGTATGGTTTGTATGGATGAACTTGATCTGTaagtataatttaaacatacagatcaagttgatccgtatggttTGTACAGACGAACTTGATTCGTATGATACAGATCAAGTTCGTCCATACAAAccatatggatcaacttgatccatatgatcatacggatcaacatgatccgtatgagtcatacgAATGAACTTAATCCGTATGATTCATACAGATAAACATGATTCGTATGAGTCATACGGATAAACATGATCCGCATGACAACTCgatccgtatgagtcatacggatcaacttgagtGAAGGGCATTTTCAGCTATTCACTTAAAATGCTAGGTGTACCAACAATAATGTTGGGTGCGCCTAGCATCACCCAAGGCCCAACCTAGCTTTTAGTATGAGACCATTCCAGATGGGTTACCATCATGGGACAGTGATGGAAACCCAGATGGCGTCGCCCTGTGTGACTCTACTTGAAAGAACTTTTTGGCACCATTCAAAGAGCTTCTGATCAAACTTAACACATCTTCAGGGGCACCTCCAGTTAGTGCCATAATATCTGATGGTCTTATGACTTTTGCAATTCAAGCTACTCAGGATCTGAGCATACCTGAAGCTCAGTTTTGGATTGCCTCTGCATGTGGATTCATGGGATACATGCAATTCAATGAACTAGCCAATAGAGGAATTATTCCATTCGAAGGTCTACTTTTGAGCAACCTATCCCTCTTTCATATTTTAAGTTTATGCTATTTTATTCATCTTTAGAATTTCAAGTTCTTTAATGATATGgtcaaaacataaaatttatgttttgaaaataacacTCACTTCATGTGTTGTGATTGAATTATGACAAATTAAATTTCAAGAATTCAAAAATTGGCTTTTGAATAAACTATTCCTTTAATTGGTCTTGATGTTACAAGTATACATAACtaacttttgaataaattttcatattacaAGTATGGGCTACTTTATGTATGTTAGAAATCCCTTATTgtctaatataataaaaataattacataaatataaaacaattcgTATCTCATGGGTTAATTTTTAGAGTTAGTATGTAAACTTAAATTCTAGAAGTTTAGAAGTTGAATAAAATCtcactttaattttgattttggtcaCTATGCAGctttctaacaattttttttctatagtttaTATTATTAACGAATAAAGTGAATGATATTTAGACacaactaaaaatttattttgcataGTTAGGAAAGTGACCTAACACTTCGAATCTcgtaataagaaaataatatacgTATTcacagtataaaaaaaattatactactgTATTATTTAATCtgatatcataattttttattagtcgaCAAGGTGAAACATTTTAGTCGAAAATAtacacaaaattacaaattaaactcTTCCTTAATCTCCTTTGGTATTGATTATGGATTTGGTTTTGTGGCACAAATGTTTGGcactaatatataaatattttagattgGTCAAGTGATAACTAGGGATTATCTTGTTTCAGATGATGAATCCATTACCGATAGTGAACTAGAAATGCCCATAGATTGGATTCCAGGGATGAAAAACATTCGACTCAAAGACATGCCAAGCTTTATCAGAACCACAGATCTTAAAGAGACCTTGTTCGATTTTATGGGGTCACTAGCAAAGAATTGCTTGACATCATCCGCAATAATTGTTAACACGATCCAAGAGTTTGAACTAGAAGTCCTTGATGCAATCAAGGCCAAGTTTCCCAACATATACAACATTGGCCCAGCTCCCTTGTTAACAAGGCATGTTCCTGAGGACAAGGTTTTGTCCATTGGGTCAAGTTTATGGGTTGAAGACTCTAAGTGTCTCGAATCGCTAGATAAATGGCAACCCAATTCAGTTGTGTATGTGAATTATGGAAGCTGGACAGTGATAACAGAACATCACCTTAAAGAAATTGCTTTGGGCTTTGCAAATAGCATGCACCCATTTTTGTGGATTATTAGGCCTGATGTGATGATGGGTGAATCAGCAATTTTACCAAAAGAGTTTTTTTATGAGATTAAGGAGAGAGGGTACATCACTAATTGGTGCCCTCAAGAAAGAGTGCTAGCACATTCATCAATTGGACTTTTTTTAACACACTGTGGATGGAATTCACTAACGGAAGCTATATGTGAAGGTAAACCTATGATTTGCTGGCCTTTCTTTGCGGAGCAACAAATGAATTGTAGATATGCATGCACAACTTGGGGAATTGGAATGGAGCTGAACCATAGTGTAAAGCGTGGAGAGATTGTTGAGCTTGTTAAGGAAATGATCGAGGGAGATAAGGCAAAGGAAATGAAGCAAAACGTTTTGGAGTGGAGGAAAAAAGCACTAGAAGCCACTGATATTGGTGGCTCATCCTATAATGACTTCAATAGGTTCGTAAAAGAGGCTCTTCATTTTGAAGAGTAATTCAAAATTTAGTGGGTTTTTATGTACAAGTAAACTTAGGATCATGTGATAATGATTTCAATAAGTTGATAGAAGGGGTCTTTATTTTGAAGaacaatttaataaattgtAGAAACTGTCATGCTGGTGGTTATGTAAAAGTAACTTGCACTTCTGATTCCTGTCTCTGGTGTAAAGCAACTAAGTATTTGGAATATATTTTCCAACTGTGATAGATAACCAGCTAGGAAATAATCAAATAGAAGtaaagtataataaataaatcacaGATAAGAATATCATATTTAGcatgtagaaaaaaaaactgaggACAGTAAAGGTTCCACTGTCACCAATAGTTACAAAAGAGTTACTTTACTCTTGCttattaaatacaataatttattaattagagAACAGTTATAAAAAATGTGCTGTAATGTTTggctttaaaataaatatatatatatataagttaacaGTGCTTATAAATCATTAAATGGGGTGGTGGCGCAGTTGGCTAGCGCGTAGGTCTCATAGCTTCTGAGTTATCCTGAGGTCGAGAGTTCGAGCCTCTCTCACCccattacttttttttcatctcatttttttgttcttctcgATCCTTCTTTCTCTATTCTCTACCATTGGCCTATTAGGCCCATTTTAaaggtgttgtttttcaccaaaATGTCCCTGCATCTTCTCAAACTTTTTTACTTGATATAGATTTTGtaagtttaattttactttttttaaaagtctaatatatataattttacttgATATAGATTTTTCTTAAGAGGTTTGACCTAGTAAAAGCATGCTAGGTCTGTACGGCTTGAGAGTATGTACAGAGATACTTCACAAGGAATCATGTTGCTCTATTTCCCGGGAGATCGGGACTATAAAGTTCTCTCTTgagttttttcaacaaaaaagttTATTCAAAGGCTTACTTActaataaaactttttaaaataagttaaaaatatttctaaacaAAAGCACCTTTAACATTTGCACAAACAGAGtaacatattcttttaaaaaaattgtaaaattgttTCTATCCCAAAGTTTCACATTTAGCTTGTTTAGATTTCCGTTTAGAGTGCTCCAAATTTAGTCTAAGTAAACTCACTTTCGTACcattttattattctaaaaaatacatTCCAAATTTAGTTTGGACACTAAACTCACTTTCATAACATATTCTATTACTCTCAAAAATATGTTTGCACacttatattttgtttgaaacCAAATTTCTACAAATGCAAGACCAAGTTTCCTTCTGCAAACTcaatttgcaaaataaaaattacttcaaaattaaagactaaaatattttttaagtttctaATAAATACTCGTATTTTGTTTTAggttcataataaattttttcttttagatatttgatatattaaaaaatttgtttgcgACTTACGCACAGCAATCAGTATCACCATCTTTTTCGTCAACACAATTGCcacttatttttaagattttattgcTTCTGCAATACAATGTAaacggaagaagaaaaaagtcacCATATGCTATAGGTATCAACACCGCTAGTGCTACAAGATCAACTGACATTTGCAAAAATTAATTGTGGCAAACAAAATGTTAACAATAAGTTTTTTTGGCTttataaataactttaaataaattagtatACATTTCCAATTTTGTCTAAAAACAACACTTGAGAAAATAAAGATGGCATTGCACCTGAGCTGTAGTCCTTCCCCACCCCCAcccttaaaaaaacaataacattgCTAAGGCATATAATAAGttccaaagaa
This window harbors:
- the LOC106794194 gene encoding linamarin synthase 2, translating into MDDESITDSELEMPIDWIPGMKNIRLKDMPSFIRTTDLKETLFDFMGSLAKNCLTSSAIIVNTIQEFELEVLDAIKAKFPNIYNIGPAPLLTRHVPEDKVLSIGSSLWVEDSKCLESLDKWQPNSVVYVNYGSWTVITEHHLKEIALGFANSMHPFLWIIRPDVMMGESAILPKEFFYEIKERGYITNWCPQERVLAHSSIGLFLTHCGWNSLTEAICEGKPMICWPFFAEQQMNCRYACTTWGIGMELNHSVKRGEIVELVKEMIEGDKAKEMKQNVLEWRKKALEATDIGGSSYNDFNRFVKEALHFEE